A stretch of the Flavobacterium sp. 5 genome encodes the following:
- a CDS encoding glycosyltransferase family 4 protein produces the protein MKKVLFLSHDASRTGAPILLLNLAKLLLSFNEFEIHFLLKKGGVLENNFRELATSYCLEQQKKTKFDFIKNKLFKTKSLLEDKEFLNQYHCIVSNTITNGDILGKIRTHYKGQIISYIHELEVASKTYTTANRIEIVIKNSDQFWVPSALVKKFLHREFNVKNDIIAVMPSYIESKNSLDTHRNKEIQNSFVVGGCGTIDWRKGADLFLQVANDLFLKRPNASVVFKWKGANNGIELMRLEYQIKMTNLIGKVFFESASSDLDSFYQEIDLFLLTSREDPYPLVILEAAQFAIPSLCFDTVCGSIDFIKNSDGGVVVPFLDISALSDSILSFYDNSNYRIQKGINAKQFMLNTHSNKEYVYSEFKKAIN, from the coding sequence ATGAAAAAAGTTCTATTCTTATCACATGATGCCTCAAGGACAGGAGCGCCAATTTTATTATTAAACTTGGCCAAATTGTTGTTGTCTTTTAACGAATTTGAAATACATTTTCTTTTAAAAAAAGGCGGTGTTTTAGAAAATAATTTTAGAGAATTGGCAACAAGTTATTGTTTGGAACAACAGAAAAAAACAAAGTTTGATTTTATTAAGAATAAATTATTTAAGACAAAATCATTATTAGAAGACAAGGAATTTTTGAATCAATACCATTGTATCGTTTCTAATACAATAACCAACGGTGATATTTTAGGAAAGATAAGAACTCATTATAAAGGACAAATAATAAGTTATATTCACGAATTAGAAGTAGCGAGTAAAACCTATACTACTGCTAATAGAATTGAGATAGTGATAAAAAATTCAGATCAGTTTTGGGTTCCTAGTGCTTTGGTAAAAAAATTTTTACATCGAGAATTTAATGTTAAAAATGATATAATTGCAGTAATGCCCTCATATATTGAAAGTAAAAATAGTTTAGATACTCATAGAAATAAAGAAATTCAGAACAGTTTTGTTGTTGGTGGATGTGGTACTATTGATTGGCGAAAAGGTGCTGATTTGTTTTTACAAGTAGCTAATGACTTGTTTTTGAAACGTCCCAATGCTTCTGTTGTATTTAAATGGAAAGGAGCAAATAATGGAATTGAATTAATGAGATTGGAATATCAAATTAAAATGACAAATCTAATAGGGAAAGTTTTTTTTGAATCTGCTTCCTCTGATTTAGATTCTTTTTATCAAGAAATTGATTTGTTCTTATTAACTTCTAGGGAAGATCCTTATCCGTTGGTTATATTAGAAGCAGCTCAATTTGCTATACCTTCTCTTTGTTTTGATACGGTTTGCGGTAGTATTGACTTTATAAAAAATAGTGATGGAGGAGTTGTAGTTCCTTTTTTAGACATATCGGCTTTAAGCGATTCTATTTTGTCTTTTTATGATAATTCAAATTATAGAATTCAAAAAGGAATAAATGCCAAGCAATTTATGTTGAATACACATTCTAATAAAGAATATGTTTATTCAGAATTTAAAAAAGCTATTAACTAA
- a CDS encoding class I SAM-dependent methyltransferase, which yields MDIENIIGNSKDRLQLWTSFVKHKGFKNIVELGVYRGEFAENILLNCDSIEKYYMIDPWRKLKEWNKPANTEDEIFEDYYNETLKKTEFVRNKRIILRGKTQEMHQEINNDSLDFAYIDGDHTLKGITVDLIAIWDKIKSNGFIAGDDFCSSVWQHDKTFEPTFVFPFAVYFAEAKNVKIYALPFNQFLISKGSKGYELIDLTNGKYNDLSVLNQLKVQLPKKRNTFLSNFFK from the coding sequence ATGGACATTGAAAATATAATTGGTAACTCTAAAGATAGATTACAGCTTTGGACTTCTTTTGTAAAACACAAAGGATTTAAAAATATAGTTGAGTTAGGTGTTTATAGAGGTGAATTTGCTGAAAATATTCTTTTGAATTGCGATTCTATAGAGAAATATTACATGATTGATCCTTGGAGAAAGTTGAAAGAATGGAATAAACCAGCTAATACAGAAGATGAAATATTTGAAGATTATTATAATGAAACCTTAAAGAAGACTGAATTTGTTCGTAATAAGAGGATTATTTTAAGAGGTAAAACTCAAGAAATGCATCAAGAAATTAATAATGATTCTTTAGATTTTGCTTATATAGATGGAGATCATACGCTAAAGGGAATTACAGTTGATTTAATAGCTATATGGGATAAGATTAAGTCTAATGGTTTTATAGCTGGAGATGATTTTTGTTCAAGCGTTTGGCAACATGATAAAACATTTGAGCCAACATTTGTATTTCCTTTTGCTGTCTATTTTGCCGAGGCTAAAAATGTTAAAATATACGCATTGCCTTTTAATCAATTTTTGATATCAAAAGGGAGTAAAGGATATGAGCTTATTGATTTAACTAACGGTAAGTATAATGATTTAAGTGTTTTAAATCAATTGAAGGTACAATTGCCGAAAAAGAGAAATACATTTCTATCTAATTTTTTTAAATAA
- a CDS encoding sulfotransferase produces MNNILILGSGRSGTSMLTGILVKSGFHLGENFEYLKKDKANPKGYFEDYEVNTVNEDILKENLISIPETLRKWIFPSFTFYRARWLAVIPKGKKIKTTSSIDNRIEVLINKPSFCYKDPRFSYTLPIWKKLFKKNNIAAKYLVVYREPFKTANSIVRECEENKALHPLKMTSERALKVWESMYSHILENYEKDIQKENWMFVHFNQLFSLEVLEKIEEFIGGSIDKQFPEKQLSRAEDLGNELSPNLSGIYNQLKKYSF; encoded by the coding sequence ATGAATAATATTTTAATCTTAGGTTCTGGAAGAAGTGGAACGAGTATGTTAACCGGAATACTTGTAAAATCAGGTTTTCATTTAGGTGAAAATTTTGAATATTTGAAGAAAGATAAGGCAAATCCAAAAGGTTATTTTGAAGATTACGAAGTAAATACAGTTAACGAAGATATATTAAAAGAAAATTTAATTTCAATACCTGAAACATTAAGGAAATGGATTTTCCCCTCTTTTACTTTTTATAGAGCGAGATGGTTAGCAGTAATTCCAAAAGGGAAAAAAATTAAAACAACGAGTTCTATAGATAATAGAATAGAAGTGTTAATTAATAAACCTTCTTTTTGTTATAAAGACCCTCGTTTTAGTTATACATTGCCTATTTGGAAGAAACTTTTTAAAAAGAATAATATAGCAGCAAAATATTTGGTTGTTTATAGAGAGCCTTTTAAAACAGCAAATAGCATTGTTAGAGAGTGTGAAGAGAATAAAGCTTTGCATCCTTTAAAAATGACTAGTGAAAGAGCTTTAAAAGTTTGGGAATCGATGTATTCGCACATACTTGAAAATTATGAAAAAGATATTCAAAAAGAAAATTGGATGTTTGTTCATTTCAATCAATTATTTTCGTTAGAAGTTCTTGAAAAAATAGAGGAATTTATAGGAGGCAGTATTGATAAACAGTTCCCTGAAAAACAGTTGTCTAGGGCAGAGGATTTGGGGAATGAATTAAGTCCAAATTTGTCTGGGATATATAATCAATTGAAAAAATATTCTTTTTAA